DNA from Serinibacter salmoneus:
CGCAGCGCGCGCCGCGTCCAGCTGCAGCCACGACTGGCGGCCGCGGCCGCCGCGCTCGCGGACTACGCGGGCGCCGCCGGCACCCCGATCCCGCAGGACGACGCCGCCCGCCGAGCGCGTCACGAGGCCCTGGTCTCCTCCCGGCAGGCGGCCACCCGGGGCCTGTCGGACCTGCGGATGCAACTGCAGCGCGGCCTCGGGGAACCCGCCGGGACCCGCACCCAGGCCCTGTCCTGGATCCCCGCCGTGGCCGCGATCGAGCAGGTGAGCGACGCCGTCGCCCGCTATGCCGGGGTGCGCCTGGCCGGTGGCGAGGTCCCTGACCTGCCGGCCGACGCCGTCGAGCACCTCCGGGCGCTCGGCGCCCTCACCGACCCCGAGGAGGTGCGCACCGCGGCGGCCGCGGCGCGCACCTCCCTGCTGGGTCTGCTGCCGGACGGGGTTCGTGCGGCCTGACCGCTAGCTGAGGTCCACACCCTCCAGCAGCTCGGTGACCAGCGCGGCCACTGGGGAGCGCTCGGAGCGGGTGAGGGTGACGTGCGCGAACAGCGGGTGCCCCTTCAGCGCCTCGATCACGGCCGCCACGCCGTCGTGCCGCCCCACCCGCAGGTTGTCGCGCTGCGCGACGTCGTGGGTGAGCACCACCCGGGAGTTCTGCCCGATCCGCGAGAGCATGGTCAGCAGCACGTTGCGTTCCAGGGACTGCGCCTCGTCCACGATCACGAACGCGTCGTGCAGCGAGCGGCCCCGGATGTGTGTGAGGGGCAGGACCTCGAGGATGCCGCGGTCCAGCACCTCCTCCACCACCTCGGGGGAGACCATCGCGCCGAGGGTGTCGAAGACCGCCTGCGCCCAGGGGTTCATCTTCTCGCTCTCGCTGCCGGGCAGGTAGCCCAGGTCCTGCCCGCCCACCGCGTGCAGCGGGCGGAAGACCATGATCCGCCGGTGCTCCCGGCGCTCCAGTACGGCCTCGAGACCGGCGCACAGGGCCAGCGCGGACTTCCCCGTACCGGCGCGACCCCCCAGCGACATGATCCCGATGCTCGGGTCCAGCAGCAGGTCGATCGCGATGCGCTGCTCCGCGCTGCGGCCGTGCACCCCGAAGACCTCCCGGTCCCCACGCACGAGCTGGATCTGCTTGTCGGGCGTGATGCGCCCCAGGGCGCTGCCGCGGGTGGAGTGCAGCACCAATCCGGTGTGGACCGGCAGGTCCCGCACCGGTGAGGCGTCCACCAGGCCGGAGACCTCCAGGCGGTCGGAGGACCACAAGCGGTCGATCTCCTCATCGGCAAGGTCCGTCTCCACCATCCCGGTCCAGCCGGTCTCCACCGCCTGCTGCGCCCGGTACTCCTGCGCCTCCAGTCCCACCGCTGACGCCTTGACGCGCATCGGCAGGTCCTTGGACACCACCACCACGTGGTGCCCCTCCGAGCGCAGGTTCGCGGCGACCGAGAGGATCCGGGTGTCGTTGTCACCCAGCCGCATCCCGGAGGGCAGCACCGTGGGGTCGGAATGGTTCAGCTCCACCCGCAGGGTGCCCTGACCCACCGGCACCGGGCGGTCCAGGCGGCCGTGGGCCACCCGCAGGTCGTCCAGGGTGCGCAACGCCGAGCGGGCGAAGAAGCCCAGTTCGGGGTGGTGGCGTTTGCCCTCCAACTCGGTCACCACCACCACCGGGAGCACGATGTCGTGCTCGGCGAAGCGGGTGAGGGCTCGCGGGTCCGAGAGGAGGACGGAGGTATCGAGCACGTACGTGGTGCCGGACACCTCCTCGAGTCCCGTCGTCGGGTCAAGCTCGGTGCCGTCGCTCACGTGTGGCTCCCTCCGGCGCCTGGGCGCCTGAGTCAGCTGCTCACGGCGCTCACGCGCCGCGAGGAACAGCGTGTGTCGGGGACGGTCGGCCCGGAGGGCCGGCGGCCCCCGCCTGTGGCGCAATGCCTCACAGTGGCCTCCCGGCAGGCGACGGGCGTCGCCTACAGGTGTGACGCTAGGGCCTCGCGGGGCGTGCGACGCGCCCCCGCGCCGGGGTTTGGCCGTTTCGTGACCAGACTTCACGCAGAGTTTTCACGGCCGTCACGTCCAGCCGCCCCGAACACCCGCCAAGCGTCGCAGGTGACATCACCGCCCGAGGCGGCGCTCGCGGTGGGAGTACTCGCGCACCGCGCGCAGGAAGTCCACCCGGCGGAAGTCCGGCCAGTAGGCCTCGCAGAAGTAGAACTCGCTGTGCACGCTCTGCCACAGCAGGAACCCGCCGAGCCGCTGCTCCCCGGAGGTGCGGATGACCAGGTCGGGATCGGGTTGCCCCTTGGTGTACAGGTGCTCGGCGATCTGCTCGGCGGTCAGCTCCCGGGCCACCTCCTGCAGGCTCGCGCCCGCCTCGGCCCGCTCGCGCAGCAGCCCGCGCACGGCATCGGCGATCTCCTGCCGGCCGCCGTAGCCCACCGCCACGTTCACGGTCATTCCCTCGACGTCGCGAGTCAGTTCCTGCGCGGCCTCCAAGCGCTTGGCGGTGCTGGGCGGCAGCAGCCCCGAGGCCCCGAGCGCCTGGATGCGCCAGCGCCTGGTGGCGGCCAGGTCACTGACGGCCTCCTCGATGATCGCGACCAGCGCCTGCAACTCCTCCGGGTCGCGGCGCAGGTTGTCGGTGGAGAGCATCCACAGCGTCACGTACTTCACGCCGATCGCGTCCGACCACCCGAGCACCTCGAGGATCTTCTCCGCCCCCGCACGGTGTCCGTGCGCGGCCGGGGCCGCAACAGCCTTCGCCCAGCGCCGGTTGCCGTCCAGGATGATCCCGATGTGGTGGGGCAGGTTGCCGGAGTCGAGCTGACGCAGCAGGCGCCGCTCGTACAGCCCGTACAGCGGACTCGGCATCGACCACTCCACCAGCCACTCCCTCTCCCTCGGCGCTCGGCATCCGCCGGTCAACCTACTCCCCCGCGACCCCGGCCCGCGTGGGGAGTCCACGGCCGAGTGGGCATCTTCACCACAATTCCTCATCCCGTCGTCGCCGCGACGCCCCGCACGGACGTAGGCTGGGAAGAGAAACCTACGGTGACGTAACTTGAGGACGACGATGGCATCCAGCACCACCAACCGCCCCGACGAGGGCGCCGCACCAGGCGGGAAGCCGACGGTCGAGTCGGCCGTCGAGCACCTGGTCTCG
Protein-coding regions in this window:
- a CDS encoding PhoH family protein; translated protein: MSDGTELDPTTGLEEVSGTTYVLDTSVLLSDPRALTRFAEHDIVLPVVVVTELEGKRHHPELGFFARSALRTLDDLRVAHGRLDRPVPVGQGTLRVELNHSDPTVLPSGMRLGDNDTRILSVAANLRSEGHHVVVVSKDLPMRVKASAVGLEAQEYRAQQAVETGWTGMVETDLADEEIDRLWSSDRLEVSGLVDASPVRDLPVHTGLVLHSTRGSALGRITPDKQIQLVRGDREVFGVHGRSAEQRIAIDLLLDPSIGIMSLGGRAGTGKSALALCAGLEAVLERREHRRIMVFRPLHAVGGQDLGYLPGSESEKMNPWAQAVFDTLGAMVSPEVVEEVLDRGILEVLPLTHIRGRSLHDAFVIVDEAQSLERNVLLTMLSRIGQNSRVVLTHDVAQRDNLRVGRHDGVAAVIEALKGHPLFAHVTLTRSERSPVAALVTELLEGVDLS
- a CDS encoding isoprenyl transferase, producing MPSPLYGLYERRLLRQLDSGNLPHHIGIILDGNRRWAKAVAAPAAHGHRAGAEKILEVLGWSDAIGVKYVTLWMLSTDNLRRDPEELQALVAIIEEAVSDLAATRRWRIQALGASGLLPPSTAKRLEAAQELTRDVEGMTVNVAVGYGGRQEIADAVRGLLRERAEAGASLQEVARELTAEQIAEHLYTKGQPDPDLVIRTSGEQRLGGFLLWQSVHSEFYFCEAYWPDFRRVDFLRAVREYSHRERRLGR